The proteins below come from a single Caulobacter segnis ATCC 21756 genomic window:
- a CDS encoding DegT/DnrJ/EryC1/StrS family aminotransferase, giving the protein MMPTPFAASTLSTPVLEPASIGLEPVDFDVVAKALGERGYASDLEQRLAGRFARPVRARAFTDRTTTVAATLKALGVRPGGVCVVSALADLETLAGVAALGLKPWLVDVDPFSAMFDPRHLRERLPHAPGPLAAIVPAAAHGRAPDMRAWAAFRDETGLPILVDAFGAFDVMIEAPVPVLIGLPSGEGVFVACEDASPVNAIEARPFVGDDGVVAWSRLRHRLCATAQQLRVLLLDSGVSFQPGWGMSWISPTCALTLPSDDAGTVAWKLRQAGVAASCAVRDLTVKADDTPIADHIAASTVVIQLDPGLDIEGLDRLCDALREALA; this is encoded by the coding sequence ATGATGCCCACGCCGTTCGCCGCCTCGACGCTGTCCACGCCCGTTCTCGAGCCCGCCTCGATCGGTCTCGAGCCGGTGGATTTCGACGTCGTCGCCAAGGCCCTGGGCGAGCGCGGCTACGCGTCGGATCTCGAACAGCGCCTGGCCGGCCGCTTCGCGCGTCCCGTCCGCGCCCGCGCGTTCACCGACCGCACCACGACCGTGGCCGCGACCCTCAAGGCGCTGGGCGTGCGTCCCGGCGGTGTCTGCGTCGTCTCGGCGCTCGCCGACCTCGAGACCCTGGCGGGCGTCGCCGCGTTGGGGCTGAAGCCCTGGCTGGTCGACGTCGATCCGTTCAGCGCCATGTTCGACCCGCGTCACCTGCGCGAACGGCTGCCCCACGCGCCGGGGCCGCTGGCCGCCATCGTCCCCGCCGCCGCCCACGGACGCGCGCCGGACATGCGGGCCTGGGCCGCCTTCCGCGACGAGACCGGCCTGCCGATCCTGGTCGATGCGTTCGGCGCCTTCGACGTGATGATCGAGGCCCCCGTGCCGGTGCTGATCGGCCTGCCCAGCGGTGAAGGGGTGTTTGTGGCCTGCGAGGACGCCAGCCCCGTCAACGCCATCGAGGCTCGGCCCTTCGTCGGCGACGACGGCGTGGTCGCCTGGTCCCGCCTGCGCCACCGCCTCTGCGCCACCGCCCAGCAGCTGCGGGTGCTGCTGCTGGACAGCGGCGTCAGCTTCCAGCCGGGCTGGGGCATGAGCTGGATTTCGCCGACCTGCGCCCTGACCCTGCCCAGCGACGACGCTGGGACCGTGGCCTGGAAGCTGCGCCAGGCGGGCGTGGCCGCCAGCTGCGCCGTGCGGGATCTCACCGTGAAGGCCGACGACACGCCGATCGCCGACCACATCGCCGCCTCGACCGTGGTGATCCAGCTGGATCCCGGCCTCGACATCGAGGGCCTGGACCGCCTGTGCGACGCCTTGCGGGAAGCGCTGGCCTAG
- a CDS encoding DUF2199 domain-containing protein translates to MAKAFDCPTCGRRHEDLSRDHGFTLPDEVWALPEDERESQARYSDDLCQWGDRFFILCILPVPLIGEDDYFGWGVWAEVEPEVFERYLDLYEEDGRDEPPHPCKLANRLEPYPGTSLGTRLLVQFQAPDERPTLILPEGDKSRLAQEQRDGIDAARHHELLGLDLA, encoded by the coding sequence ATGGCCAAAGCGTTCGATTGCCCGACCTGCGGCCGCCGCCACGAAGACCTGTCGCGGGACCACGGCTTCACCCTGCCTGACGAGGTCTGGGCCCTCCCGGAAGACGAGCGCGAAAGCCAGGCGCGCTACAGCGACGATCTCTGCCAGTGGGGCGATCGGTTCTTCATCCTTTGCATCCTGCCCGTGCCCCTGATCGGCGAGGACGACTATTTCGGCTGGGGTGTCTGGGCCGAGGTCGAGCCCGAGGTGTTCGAGCGCTATCTCGACCTCTACGAGGAAGACGGCCGGGACGAGCCGCCGCACCCCTGCAAGCTGGCCAACAGGCTGGAGCCCTATCCGGGCACGTCGCTGGGCACCCGCCTGCTGGTCCAGTTCCAGGCCCCCGACGAGCGCCCGACCCTGATCCTGCCCGAGGGCGACAAGAGCCGCCTGGCCCAGGAGCAGCGCGACGGGATCGACGCCGCGCGTCATCACGAGCTGCTGGGGCTCGATCTAGCCTAG
- a CDS encoding 3-hydroxyacyl-CoA dehydrogenase NAD-binding domain-containing protein: protein MAAINAVTDFSVEGDVGVVTLNSPPVNALSAVVREGLKGAFDAAIADPAVKAIVLICDGKTFIAGADITEFGKAMTGPSLQDVQGVIENSPKPVVAAIHGTALGGGLEVALVAHYRVAVPSAKAGLPEVNIGLLPGAGGTQRLPRIVGVEKALEMVTSGQHVPAKAAHAMGLFDELVEEGSLRAGAIAFARKVVAENRPLKKVRELNDKVEAARGKPEIFESFRAANAKKFRGFMAPENNIKCVEAAVNLPFDEGLKEERRLFMELMTGSQSAAQRYVFFAERQAAKIPDVPDDTPTIPVKKVGVIGAGTMGGGIAMNFLNAGIPVTIIEAKQENLERGVGVIRKNYENTAKKGRLTQDDVEKRMGLLTPSMEMEALADCDMIIEAVFELMEIKKEVFAKLDKIAKPGAILATNTSYLDVNEIAAVTSRPESVIGTHFFSPANVMRLLELVRGDKTSKEVIATCMKLSKTIGKVAVLVGVCYGFVGNRMLAQRQREAQKLILEGAMPWDVDRVLYDFGLPMGPFAMSDLAGLDIGWDASKTSSSTVREVLCEMDRRGQKNGKGFYDYDENRNASPSPVVEQVIRDFAEKRQIQRRTITDQEILERCLYPMVNEGAKILEEGKAIRASDIDIVWINGYGWPVYRGGPMFWGELVGLDKILAKMKEFQAQYGDDFKPSALLERLVAEGKGFKDA, encoded by the coding sequence ATGGCCGCGATCAACGCCGTCACTGATTTCTCCGTGGAAGGCGACGTCGGCGTCGTCACGCTGAACTCGCCGCCGGTCAACGCGCTGTCGGCCGTGGTCCGCGAGGGGCTGAAGGGCGCCTTCGACGCCGCCATCGCCGACCCGGCGGTCAAGGCGATCGTGCTGATCTGCGACGGCAAGACCTTCATCGCCGGCGCCGACATCACCGAGTTCGGCAAGGCCATGACCGGCCCCTCCCTGCAGGACGTGCAAGGCGTCATCGAGAATTCGCCCAAGCCCGTGGTCGCGGCGATCCATGGCACCGCCCTGGGCGGCGGCCTCGAGGTGGCGCTGGTCGCGCACTATCGCGTCGCCGTCCCCTCGGCCAAGGCGGGTCTGCCCGAGGTCAATATCGGCCTGCTGCCCGGCGCCGGCGGCACCCAGCGCCTGCCGCGCATCGTCGGCGTCGAGAAGGCGCTGGAGATGGTGACCAGCGGCCAGCACGTCCCGGCCAAGGCCGCCCACGCCATGGGCCTGTTCGACGAGCTGGTCGAGGAGGGGAGCCTGCGCGCCGGCGCCATCGCCTTCGCCCGCAAGGTCGTGGCCGAGAACCGCCCGCTGAAGAAGGTCCGCGAGCTGAACGACAAGGTCGAGGCCGCGCGCGGCAAGCCCGAGATCTTCGAGAGCTTCCGAGCGGCCAACGCCAAGAAGTTCCGCGGCTTCATGGCCCCCGAGAACAACATCAAGTGTGTCGAGGCGGCGGTGAACCTGCCCTTCGACGAGGGGCTGAAGGAAGAGCGCCGCCTGTTCATGGAGCTGATGACCGGCAGCCAGTCGGCCGCCCAGCGCTATGTGTTCTTCGCCGAGCGCCAGGCCGCCAAGATCCCGGACGTGCCGGACGACACCCCGACGATCCCGGTCAAGAAGGTCGGCGTCATCGGCGCCGGCACCATGGGCGGCGGCATCGCCATGAACTTCCTCAACGCCGGCATCCCGGTGACGATCATCGAGGCCAAACAGGAGAACCTTGAGCGCGGCGTCGGCGTCATCCGCAAGAACTACGAGAACACCGCCAAGAAGGGCCGCCTGACCCAGGACGACGTCGAAAAGCGCATGGGCCTGCTGACGCCCTCCATGGAGATGGAGGCGTTGGCCGACTGCGACATGATCATCGAGGCCGTGTTCGAGCTGATGGAGATCAAGAAGGAGGTCTTCGCCAAGCTGGACAAGATCGCCAAGCCCGGCGCGATCCTGGCGACCAACACCTCGTACCTGGACGTCAACGAGATCGCGGCGGTGACCAGCCGTCCGGAAAGCGTGATCGGCACCCACTTCTTCTCGCCGGCCAACGTCATGCGCCTGCTGGAACTGGTGCGGGGCGACAAGACCTCGAAGGAGGTCATCGCCACCTGCATGAAGCTGTCGAAGACCATCGGCAAGGTCGCGGTGCTGGTGGGCGTCTGCTACGGCTTCGTCGGCAACCGCATGCTGGCCCAGCGCCAGCGTGAGGCCCAGAAGCTGATCCTGGAAGGCGCCATGCCCTGGGACGTCGACCGGGTGCTGTACGACTTTGGCCTGCCGATGGGGCCGTTCGCGATGAGCGACCTGGCCGGCCTCGACATCGGCTGGGACGCGTCCAAGACCAGTTCCTCGACCGTGCGCGAGGTGCTGTGCGAGATGGACCGCCGCGGCCAGAAGAACGGCAAGGGCTTCTACGACTACGACGAGAACCGCAACGCCAGCCCCTCGCCGGTCGTCGAGCAGGTGATCCGCGACTTCGCCGAGAAGCGCCAGATCCAGCGCCGGACGATCACCGACCAGGAGATCCTGGAGCGCTGCCTCTATCCGATGGTCAACGAGGGCGCGAAGATCCTGGAAGAGGGCAAGGCCATCCGCGCCTCGGACATCGATATTGTCTGGATCAACGGCTACGGCTGGCCGGTCTATCGCGGCGGCCCGATGTTCTGGGGCGAGCTCGTCGGCCTCGACAAGATCCTGGCCAAGATGAAGGAATTCCAGGCCCAGTACGGCGACGACTTCAAGCCGTCGGCCCTGCTGGAGCGGCTAGTGGCCGAGGGCAAGGGCTTCAAGGACGCTTAG
- a CDS encoding PAS domain-containing hybrid sensor histidine kinase/response regulator: MGKHLDSGAASRIEAAAADWFFQNSLDMFVVLHGRTIARVNPAWTQSTGWSPEDSLGRHLHDFFHLHDTPIIQDIGRILEARGQATGEHRLARKGGGWLWVRSQSKVLEGGDLLIVLQDRTEERARNIARQQAERSNELLRTATGIFVWRFNPRKGIYVFDQDIPTPSQPEGGARTMTVSEMTQSIHPEDRDRAWEALSHTLRTGEHVEIDYRYLDPPTGLWAHIHSAWRGVRGASPAAWDVIGISQNVTELVEARDAALAAADAKSQFLANMSHEIRTPMNGVLGVLHLLKKERLSADGRRLLNEALDCGEMLSQLLNDIIDVSRIEAGKLDLAAEPTEPAELLRGVAEMLRPQAEAKGLSLRVETAGDLGWAITDPLRLRQALFNLLGNAVKFTLAGGVVARLTGRREGDRLRLRYEIADTGVGIAPEAAAKLFERFRQGDGSTTRRFGGSGLGLAICRRLAELMGGDVGFESVLGKGSTFWIEIEAEVGAPPVETHEDDDTPLFAGLRVLLVEDNATNRLIAGRMLEALGAQVSLAEDGVQGVAMAREGFDLILMDIQMPGMDGVEATQRIRALPAPIGTAPILAMTANAMAHQQAAYVAAGMDGAIAKPLSPTALARAIIQVLTSDRTGTLKAS, encoded by the coding sequence ATGGGCAAGCACTTGGACTCCGGGGCTGCCTCCAGAATCGAAGCCGCGGCGGCCGACTGGTTCTTCCAGAACAGCCTCGACATGTTCGTCGTGCTGCACGGACGCACGATCGCCCGCGTCAATCCGGCCTGGACCCAATCGACCGGCTGGAGCCCCGAGGACTCGCTGGGCCGGCACCTGCACGACTTCTTCCATCTGCACGACACGCCGATCATCCAGGACATCGGCCGCATCCTCGAGGCCCGCGGCCAGGCCACCGGCGAGCACCGGCTGGCGCGCAAGGGCGGCGGCTGGCTGTGGGTGCGCTCGCAGTCCAAGGTGCTGGAGGGCGGCGACCTCCTGATCGTGCTGCAGGATCGCACCGAGGAGCGCGCCCGCAACATCGCCCGCCAGCAGGCCGAGCGCTCCAACGAGCTGCTGCGCACCGCCACGGGCATCTTCGTGTGGCGCTTCAATCCGCGGAAGGGGATCTACGTCTTCGACCAGGACATCCCCACGCCCAGCCAGCCCGAAGGCGGCGCGCGGACCATGACCGTCTCGGAGATGACCCAGTCGATCCATCCCGAAGACCGTGACCGCGCCTGGGAGGCCCTGTCGCACACCCTGCGCACCGGCGAGCATGTCGAGATCGACTACCGCTATCTGGATCCGCCCACCGGGCTTTGGGCGCACATCCACTCGGCCTGGCGCGGCGTGCGTGGCGCCAGCCCCGCCGCCTGGGACGTGATCGGCATCAGCCAGAACGTCACCGAGCTGGTCGAGGCCCGCGACGCGGCCCTGGCCGCCGCCGACGCCAAGAGCCAGTTCCTGGCCAATATGAGCCACGAGATCCGCACGCCGATGAACGGCGTGCTGGGCGTGCTGCACCTGTTGAAGAAGGAGCGGCTTTCCGCCGACGGGCGTCGCCTGCTGAACGAAGCGCTGGACTGCGGCGAGATGCTGTCTCAGCTGCTCAACGACATCATCGACGTGTCGCGGATCGAGGCGGGCAAGCTGGACCTGGCGGCCGAGCCGACCGAGCCGGCGGAGCTGCTGCGGGGCGTCGCGGAGATGCTGCGCCCGCAGGCCGAGGCCAAGGGTCTTTCCCTGCGCGTCGAGACTGCGGGGGACCTCGGCTGGGCCATCACCGATCCGCTGCGCCTGCGCCAGGCCCTGTTCAACCTGCTGGGCAACGCGGTGAAGTTCACCCTGGCGGGCGGCGTCGTCGCGCGGCTGACGGGCCGGCGCGAGGGCGATCGGCTGCGCCTGCGCTACGAGATCGCGGACACCGGCGTCGGCATCGCGCCCGAGGCCGCCGCGAAGCTGTTCGAGCGGTTCCGGCAGGGCGACGGCTCGACGACCCGGCGCTTCGGCGGCTCGGGCCTGGGCCTGGCCATCTGCCGGCGCCTGGCCGAACTGATGGGCGGCGACGTCGGCTTCGAGAGCGTCCTGGGCAAGGGCTCGACCTTCTGGATCGAGATCGAGGCCGAGGTCGGCGCTCCACCGGTCGAGACCCACGAAGACGACGACACGCCGCTGTTCGCGGGCCTGCGGGTGCTGCTGGTCGAGGACAACGCGACCAACCGTCTGATCGCCGGCCGGATGCTGGAGGCGCTGGGGGCCCAGGTCAGCCTCGCCGAGGACGGCGTCCAGGGCGTGGCCATGGCCCGCGAGGGCTTCGACCTGATCCTGATGGACATCCAGATGCCCGGCATGGACGGGGTCGAGGCCACCCAGCGCATCCGCGCCCTGCCCGCCCCGATCGGAACCGCGCCGATCCTGGCCATGACCGCCAACGCCATGGCCCACCAGCAGGCGGCCTACGTCGCGGCCGGCATGGACGGCGCGATCGCCAAGCCCCTGTCGCCCACCGCCCTGGCCCGCGCCATCATCCAGGTGCTGACCAGCGATCGGACTGGGACGCTTAAGGCATCGTAG
- a CDS encoding class I adenylate-forming enzyme family protein, with protein MSTLAAMIAADYGTIGDILRERARETPERLAVVMETGEAVTYAQFDALADRVAAALQRDGIQPGEAVAVCALSSIPYAALFLGALRAGVAVAPIAPSSTPGAIAGMVADCGARLFFLDAGVAEAQKPAPVPARQIALDGSAVGEAFDAWLAPEGATPAPVEIGPKHPFNIIYSSGTTGTPKGIVQSHGMRWKHIFVGDTIGYAHAPVSLLSTPLYSNTTLVCFFPTLAGGGTVVLMKKFDVVRYLELAQTHRVTHTMLVPVQYRRLMEHPDFDRYDLSSTRMKFCTSAPFSAELKGEVLRRWRGGLVEYFGMTEGGGTCILMAHEHPDKLHTVGRPAPGHDIRLIDEDGREVGPGVVGEIVGRSASMMNGYHGRADKTAEATWTSPEGLSFIRTGDVGRFDEDGFLTLMDRKKDMIISGGFNIYPSDLEAVLATHPAVVEAAVVGVPSDAWGETPVAFVAARGQADPEAIRAFVNDKVGKTQRLAEVRFVDALPRSHIGKVLKRELRETWQKSPTT; from the coding sequence ATGTCCACCCTCGCCGCCATGATCGCCGCCGACTACGGGACCATCGGCGACATCCTGCGTGAGCGGGCGCGGGAGACCCCCGAGCGCCTCGCCGTCGTCATGGAGACCGGCGAGGCCGTCACCTACGCCCAGTTCGACGCCCTGGCCGACCGTGTCGCCGCCGCGCTGCAGCGCGACGGGATCCAGCCCGGCGAGGCCGTCGCCGTCTGCGCCCTGTCCTCGATCCCCTACGCGGCGCTGTTCCTCGGCGCCCTGCGGGCCGGCGTGGCGGTCGCGCCGATCGCGCCGTCGTCGACGCCCGGGGCGATCGCCGGCATGGTCGCCGACTGTGGGGCCAGGCTCTTCTTCCTCGACGCCGGGGTCGCCGAAGCCCAGAAGCCCGCGCCGGTCCCCGCGCGCCAGATCGCGCTGGACGGCTCTGCAGTTGGAGAGGCCTTCGACGCCTGGCTGGCCCCCGAGGGCGCGACGCCGGCGCCGGTCGAGATCGGGCCGAAGCATCCGTTCAACATCATCTATTCCAGCGGCACGACCGGCACGCCCAAGGGCATCGTCCAGTCGCACGGCATGCGCTGGAAGCACATCTTCGTCGGCGACACGATCGGCTATGCCCACGCGCCGGTCAGCCTCTTGTCGACGCCGCTCTATTCCAACACCACGCTGGTCTGCTTCTTCCCGACCCTGGCGGGCGGCGGGACCGTGGTGCTGATGAAGAAGTTCGACGTCGTCCGCTATCTGGAGCTGGCCCAGACGCATCGCGTCACCCACACCATGCTGGTGCCCGTCCAGTACCGCCGCCTGATGGAGCACCCCGACTTCGACCGCTACGACCTGTCATCGACGCGGATGAAGTTCTGCACCAGCGCGCCGTTCTCGGCCGAGCTGAAGGGCGAAGTGCTGCGCCGCTGGCGAGGTGGGCTCGTGGAGTATTTCGGCATGACCGAGGGCGGCGGAACCTGCATCCTGATGGCCCACGAGCATCCGGACAAGCTGCACACCGTGGGGCGTCCGGCGCCGGGCCACGACATCCGCCTGATCGATGAGGATGGCCGAGAGGTCGGCCCCGGCGTGGTCGGCGAGATCGTCGGCCGCTCGGCCTCGATGATGAACGGCTATCACGGCCGGGCCGACAAGACGGCCGAGGCGACCTGGACCTCGCCGGAAGGCCTCTCCTTCATCCGCACCGGCGATGTCGGCCGCTTCGACGAGGACGGCTTCCTGACCCTGATGGATCGCAAGAAGGACATGATCATCAGCGGCGGCTTCAACATCTATCCGTCCGACCTGGAGGCGGTGCTGGCGACGCATCCGGCGGTGGTCGAGGCGGCGGTGGTCGGCGTGCCCTCGGACGCCTGGGGCGAGACGCCGGTGGCCTTCGTGGCGGCGCGCGGGCAGGCCGATCCGGAGGCCATCCGCGCCTTCGTCAACGACAAGGTCGGCAAGACGCAAAGGCTGGCGGAGGTTCGTTTCGTCGACGCCCTGCCGCGCAGCCATATCGGCAAGGTGCTGAAGCGCGAACTGCGCGAAACCTGGCAAAAATCGCCCACTACCTAG
- a CDS encoding TetR/AcrR family transcriptional regulator, translating into MSSMDDGRIGGAATARYARKKETILAAATAILNRQGVRGMTLADVAAQVGLNTTSVTYYYRKKDDLAAACFMRGLERFEAMVEEAAAQASPADRIVKFLDLYLELHRNVRLGQATPLTSFAEVKALKEPLRGSVVEAFNNLFRRVRGFFDDPSLAHLDKRQRNARAHLLMEQVFWSGRWLRRYDVEDYGRVRDRMGDILLNGLPAAGRNWAPQALPDPTPTSLDGLEWRETFLVAATRLINQRGYRGASVEEISAALNVTKGSFYHHHDDKDALVAECFERTFTVTRRSQLDARDLDADCWTQLVSTAAGLTSYQLSEHGPLLRASSLGALPEPLRGDMADGYMRGWQRFASIISDGIADGSIRPIDPSIAAHMINSMLNAAASLPIWVPGLERDEAAELFARPLLTGVLG; encoded by the coding sequence GTGAGTTCGATGGACGATGGTCGGATCGGCGGAGCGGCGACGGCGCGCTACGCCCGCAAGAAGGAGACGATCCTGGCCGCGGCCACGGCGATCCTGAACCGGCAGGGCGTGCGCGGCATGACCCTGGCCGACGTCGCCGCCCAGGTGGGGCTGAACACCACCAGCGTCACCTACTACTACCGCAAGAAGGACGACCTGGCCGCCGCCTGCTTCATGCGCGGGCTGGAGCGGTTCGAGGCCATGGTCGAGGAGGCCGCCGCCCAAGCCTCGCCCGCCGACCGCATCGTCAAGTTCCTGGATCTCTATCTCGAGCTGCACCGCAATGTGCGCCTGGGCCAGGCCACGCCCCTGACCAGCTTCGCCGAGGTCAAGGCGCTGAAGGAGCCCCTGCGCGGCTCGGTGGTCGAGGCGTTCAACAACCTGTTCCGCCGCGTGCGCGGCTTCTTCGACGACCCGTCCCTGGCCCACCTGGACAAGCGCCAGCGCAACGCCCGCGCCCACCTGCTGATGGAGCAGGTGTTCTGGTCGGGCCGGTGGCTGCGCCGCTACGACGTCGAGGACTATGGCCGGGTCCGCGACCGGATGGGCGACATCCTGCTGAACGGCCTGCCGGCCGCCGGCCGGAACTGGGCGCCGCAAGCCCTGCCCGACCCGACCCCGACGTCTCTCGACGGCCTGGAGTGGCGCGAGACCTTCCTGGTGGCCGCCACCCGCCTGATCAACCAGCGCGGCTATCGCGGGGCCTCGGTCGAGGAGATCTCGGCGGCGCTGAACGTGACCAAGGGCTCGTTCTACCACCACCACGACGACAAGGACGCCCTGGTCGCCGAGTGCTTCGAGCGCACCTTCACCGTCACCCGCCGCTCGCAGCTGGACGCGCGCGACCTCGACGCCGACTGCTGGACCCAGTTGGTTTCGACCGCCGCCGGCTTGACCAGCTACCAGCTGTCGGAGCACGGGCCGCTGCTGCGCGCCTCCTCGCTGGGCGCCCTGCCCGAACCCCTGCGCGGCGACATGGCCGACGGCTACATGCGCGGCTGGCAGCGGTTCGCCTCGATCATCTCCGACGGGATCGCCGACGGCTCGATCCGCCCGATCGATCCCAGCATCGCCGCCCACATGATCAACTCGATGCTGAACGCGGCCGCGTCCCTGCCGATCTGGGTCCCCGGCCTCGAGCGGGACGAGGCCGCCGAGCTCTTCGCCCGGCCGCTGCTGACGGGGGTGCTGGGGTAG
- a CDS encoding serine hydrolase domain-containing protein has translation MSTPEAVGMSSERLQRIDRFIQSKYIDSGKLPCALTQVWRRGQLAYTSVLGHADVERGKALKADSLFRIYSMTKPITSVAFMMLVEDGLVALDDPVHRFIPAWRDLGVFNGGVPGAFLTKPTTEPMRMIDLLRHTAGLTYGFQQRTNVDAAYRKLKLDGVDSEGGLQAFVDALGTVPLEFSPGESWNYSVATDVLGYLVEAISGQPFDAFLKSRIFDPLKMGDTGFFVPEGQRARFTACYALTPSGKVVLQDDPEKSRFLSDPSLKSGGGGLVSTADDYMRFCRMLLNGGELDGARLLSPKTIKLMTMNHLPGGQELTQLSKSLFSEAVFEGLGFGLGFAMTVNQARTKNLGSLGEYFWGGMASTAFWIDPVEDLAVVFMTQLMPSSAYPIRRELRTLVYSSLTEAAG, from the coding sequence TTGAGCACGCCAGAAGCCGTCGGAATGTCGTCCGAGCGCTTGCAGCGCATCGATCGCTTCATCCAGTCCAAATATATCGACAGCGGAAAACTACCGTGCGCCCTGACCCAGGTCTGGCGGCGCGGGCAGCTGGCCTACACCTCGGTGCTGGGTCATGCGGATGTCGAGCGCGGCAAGGCGCTGAAGGCCGACAGCCTGTTCCGCATCTATTCGATGACCAAGCCGATCACCAGCGTCGCCTTTATGATGCTGGTCGAGGACGGCCTGGTGGCGCTGGACGATCCGGTGCACCGCTTCATCCCGGCCTGGCGTGACTTGGGCGTGTTCAACGGCGGCGTGCCGGGCGCCTTCCTGACCAAGCCGACCACCGAGCCGATGCGGATGATCGACCTGCTGCGCCACACCGCCGGCCTGACCTACGGCTTCCAGCAGCGCACCAATGTCGACGCGGCCTATCGCAAGCTGAAGCTGGACGGCGTGGACAGCGAGGGCGGCCTGCAGGCCTTCGTCGACGCGCTGGGAACCGTGCCGCTGGAGTTCTCGCCGGGCGAGTCCTGGAACTACTCCGTCGCCACCGACGTGCTGGGCTATCTGGTCGAGGCGATCTCGGGCCAGCCGTTCGACGCCTTCCTGAAGAGCCGCATCTTCGACCCGCTGAAGATGGGCGACACCGGCTTCTTCGTGCCGGAGGGCCAGCGCGCCCGCTTCACCGCCTGCTACGCCCTGACGCCGTCGGGCAAGGTCGTGCTGCAGGACGACCCGGAAAAGAGCCGCTTCCTGTCCGACCCGTCGCTGAAGTCCGGCGGCGGCGGCCTGGTCTCCACGGCCGACGACTACATGCGCTTCTGCCGGATGCTGCTGAACGGCGGCGAGCTGGACGGCGCGCGGCTGCTCAGCCCCAAGACCATCAAGCTGATGACCATGAACCACCTGCCGGGCGGCCAGGAGCTGACCCAGCTGTCCAAGTCGCTGTTCAGCGAGGCGGTGTTCGAGGGGCTCGGTTTCGGTCTCGGCTTCGCCATGACGGTCAATCAGGCGCGCACCAAGAACCTGGGCTCGCTGGGCGAGTACTTCTGGGGCGGCATGGCCTCGACCGCCTTCTGGATCGACCCCGTCGAGGACCTGGCGGTGGTGTTCATGACCCAGCTGATGCCCTCCAGCGCCTACCCGATCCGTCGCGAGCTGCGGACGCTGGTCTATTCCAGCCTGACGGAAGCGGCGGGGTAG
- the corA gene encoding magnesium/cobalt transporter CorA — MTVVAASAYVQGKLARPLSLDDPDGLKPHEGEFVWIGLVEPDEGELRVLQQAFGLHPLAVEDALTARQTPKVDVYGQQLFVVAKTAHLENDNIVYGETDFFVGQRFLITVRHGSARAHTELRAQLEAAPVLLAHGVDYVLHAVLDFIVDGYMPIVDTIEDDLHAFERRALDAFLSRAEIARIFNLRRALMKFKKLLGPMTQVVSALEHHDLPCIDSEVRPYFRDVRDHIQRTEILVDGLREVLTSVFEISSLLEQQRQGLITRQLAAWAAILAVPTAVAGVYGMNFEHMPELKWTYGYPAVLAGIALICGLLYRRFKRTGWL, encoded by the coding sequence ATGACCGTCGTCGCCGCCAGCGCCTATGTCCAGGGCAAGCTCGCCCGGCCTCTCAGCCTGGATGATCCGGACGGCCTGAAGCCGCACGAGGGCGAGTTCGTCTGGATCGGCCTGGTCGAGCCCGATGAAGGCGAGCTGCGCGTGCTGCAGCAGGCCTTCGGCCTGCACCCGCTGGCGGTCGAGGACGCCCTGACCGCCCGCCAGACGCCGAAGGTCGACGTCTATGGCCAGCAGCTGTTCGTCGTCGCCAAGACCGCGCACCTGGAAAACGACAACATCGTCTATGGCGAGACGGACTTCTTCGTCGGCCAGCGCTTCCTGATCACCGTCCGCCACGGCTCGGCCCGGGCCCATACCGAGCTGCGCGCCCAGTTGGAGGCGGCCCCGGTCCTGCTGGCGCACGGCGTCGACTATGTGCTGCACGCGGTGCTGGACTTCATCGTCGACGGCTACATGCCGATCGTCGACACCATCGAGGACGACCTGCACGCCTTCGAGCGTCGCGCCCTGGACGCCTTCCTCAGCCGCGCCGAGATCGCCCGGATCTTCAACCTTCGCCGGGCGCTGATGAAGTTCAAGAAGCTGCTGGGGCCCATGACCCAGGTGGTCAGCGCGCTGGAGCACCACGACCTGCCGTGCATCGACAGCGAGGTCCGGCCCTATTTCCGCGACGTGCGCGACCACATCCAGCGCACCGAGATCCTGGTCGACGGCCTGCGCGAAGTGCTGACCTCGGTCTTCGAAATCAGCAGCCTGCTGGAGCAGCAGCGCCAGGGCCTGATCACCCGCCAGCTGGCCGCCTGGGCCGCCATCCTGGCCGTGCCGACGGCGGTGGCCGGCGTCTACGGCATGAACTTCGAGCACATGCCCGAGCTGAAGTGGACCTACGGCTATCCGGCCGTGCTCGCCGGCATCGCCCTCATCTGCGGCCTGCTGTACCGGCGGTTCAAGCGGACGGGCTGGCTCTAG